The DNA region CGGTGATCTCGAACGACGGATGGGAGCACACCAACTCCGACATCGTCACGGTCCACGACTACGAGGGTGCCGGCGATGCCCTCGCCAAGACCTACTCGGACGACGACGCCCGCACGGCACTGTTCGCCCACTTCGGCCCGGCGGACCGCTGGGTGCTCGTCGGTGGCGCGCAGGACCTCGGCCAGCCGGTGATGCTCACCGAGTTCGGTGGCGTGAACTACCAGCCCGGTGCACAGCGCGAGGACGGCTGGGGTTACACCTCGGCCAGCGACGGCGACGACTGGGTCACCCGCATCACGGCGCTGTACGACGCGATCCGGGCGAGCTCGTTCCTGGCTGGCTCCTGCTACACGCAGCTGACCGACACCATGCAGGAGACGAACGGCCTGCTGAACGCCGACCGCTCCCCGAAGGTCCCGATCGAGCAGATCCGCCTGGCGGTCACCGGTCGCTAGCCGGGAGGCCCGCACTTCGTGAGCAGCAATGGTCGGGTCCGGCAGACGGACCCGACCATTGCTGCTCACGATGCACGCAGGTCGGCGCGCGGCCCGGCGCACGGCCGCCCGCTGGCGCGGGCCCGGGCCCTGGTCTGCGAGGATCGGGCGGGTGACGAGCGTGGCGGAGACGAGCCGGGCCTCCCGGTCGGGGGTGCGCAGCCTGCTGACCGGAGCCCGCAGCGCGTGGACCGCGCCCCTGCTCATCTGGGCCGCCTCGCGCCTGGTGAGCACCCTGCTGCTCGCCACGATGTACGTGCTGGCGACCGCGAACGGCTGGACGTTCGCGTCGTACCGGCAGGACCCGTCGTTCTTCACATTCTCCGGATCGTGGGACGCCTCGTTCTACCGGACGATCGCGGAGCACGGGTACCCGGCCACACTCCCCCTCGACGACGCGGGCCACGTCGCGCCGAACGCCTGGGCGTTCCTGCCGGTGTTCCCGGCCATCGTGCGGGCCGTCATGGCCCTGACGGGTGCGTCGTTCTGGGTCGCGGGCGTGCTCGTGGCGACCATCGCGGGCGCCGGTGCCTGCGTGCTGCTGTACCGGCTCGTGCTCGCGGTGGGCTGCTCGCACCGGGCCCGCTGGGCCACCGCACTGTTCGCGTTCGCGCCGACCGGGTTCCTGCTGCAGGTCGCGTACGCCGAGAGCCTGCTGCTCGTGCTGCTGTTCGGAGCGCTGCTGGCGCTGGTGCGGCGTCGGTACTGGCTGATCGCGCCGCTCGGCGTGGTTGCCGCGTTCACGAAGCCGGGCGTCCTCGCGCTGGCGGTGGCGCTGGCGGTGCACCTCGTCGTGCGGTGGGTCGCCTCGCGCCGACAGGACGACCCGTTCCCGTGGCGCGACCGCATCGCGATCGTGGTGTCCGGCCTCGTCGTCGCGGCGGCTGGTCTGGCGTGGCCGGTGATCGCCTCGGCGGTGACCGGGCGGCCGAACGCGTACGTGGACACCGAACTGTCGTGGTGGGTGGGGTTCGTCGGGCGACAGCACTTCGCCCCGCTGACGCCGTGGTTCACGATGGCCTCGACGTGGCTCGGGCCGCTCGGCATCCTGCTCGTGGTGGCGGTGCTCGGCGGTGCGGTGTGGTTCTTCACCCGACGGAGCACCCGCGCGCTCGGCACCGAGGTGCTCGCGTTCACGGCGTCGTACGGGTTGTACCTGGTCGCGGTGTTCCTGCCGCAGCAGTCGTTGCCGCGGCTGCTCATGCCGATGGCGCCGTTGCTCGGGTCGGACGTGTTCGTGCGGACGCGATGGCGGGCGGTGACGTGGCTCGTGGTCGGGGTGTGCCTGCAGCCCGTCGCGATCGTGCTGCTCTGGTTCCTCGGGTACCCCTGAGCGGCGGGCCGATGTCAGTCGGCCTGTCGGCCTACGCGTCGAACGTGTGGAACCAGGCGGTCCCGCCCGGGTGCTGCACCGTGATCATCTCGTCGAGGTCGCGGTACGGGCCGTCCTGGTTGTGGCTCGCCGACTTGATGCGGATGGTGCCGTCGGACTCGGTGAAGACCTCGGACACGATGGTGGTGTGGTCCGGCGATCCGTTCGCGTTCCAGTCGTAGAAGACGATGTCGCCGACCTTGACCTTGTCGCGCTCGTCCGAGGTGCGCCGGGTCAGACCGAACTCCGCAGCGTTCGTCTCGAGCCACGGGTCCATCGTCGGGCAGTACGTCCACGTGGCGCTGTGCTCGGCGCCGGCGGCCCGGTTGTACCAGTCGGAGCGCTGCTCCCAGCCGCGGGCGATGAGCGTCTGGCTGACGTAGTTCGCGCAGTCGCCACCGATCGGGTTCATGGTGCCGTACTCGGACAGGTTGTAGTCCTTCCAGTGCGCCATCGCGTACTGGAGCTGCCGGTCGACGTCGGTCAGCGCTGCGTATGCCACCGTCGACGTCGCAACCGCGGTGGACGCATCGGGCACCGGCGCTGCCGTGGGGGTCGGCGTCGCAGTGGCCGAGTCCTGCGTCGCGCCGGTCTGCCCGTCGTTCGCGGCGCTGCCGTTGCCGTCGGACGACTGGTTGGCGGACGGGGTCGGCTCGATCGACTCGGTGAAGAGCGCGACGGCGGCGTCACCAGCGGTGTACATCGCCTGGTGCGGAGCCGTGAAGGTGACCTTCGACGCCGTGGCCGTGACGTCGCGCGCGGCGACCCCGCCGACGGTGACGCCCTTGACCGCGGCGAGACCGGTGCCCGCGACGGTGACCGTGACGCCGCCGACGAGCGGGACCTGCGCCGGGGTCAGGGACTTCGCGACGGGCTTCGGGGTGGTCGTGCTCTTGCCGGCGTTGCCGTCCCCGGCGTTGTCGCTCTTGCCGCTGCCGTTCTTCTTGCCGGCATCGTCGCTGCCGGACGAGCACGCGGCGACCGCGAGCCCGATCCCGGCGACACCGGCGAGGGACAGGAGTGCGCGGCGGTTCATCGAGGCAGTCATGACACAGCCAGCGTAAGCGACGCACCTGACGTTCCGACACGGCATGATCGTCTCCGGGGGGCGAGCGTCCTCCGTGTCCGCACGGACGCGTTCGAGAGGATCAGCAGACCATGCCCGAGAGCCACGACTTCTTCGTCGCCACCGACCCCGAGACCGCTCGCGGTCAGGTCCGACTCGCCCTCAGCCGCGAGGGCTACACGGTGGACGACGCCGAACAGGGCGCGCTCCGAGCCACCCGCGGCAGCATGGGCCTGACGCTGCTCATCGGCGGTCTCGCGGACGACCGCACCTTCCACACCCGGCTCGACGTGCAGATCATGGTCACCGCGGACGGCCGCACCGTCGCGCGACTGCTGCGCGGCTCCGGCAAGTCCGCGATCAAGGGTGGTGCGCTCGGGATCTCGCGTGGCAACCGCGCCTTCGAGCAGGCCGCGAACGCGATCCACACGTCCTTCGCGCAGGCGGGCGTCCTGACGGACAGCTTCGCGAGCTGACCCGGTCGCATCGCCGGCGCGCGGTGGCCGCGGGCGCTGGCACGCGTTCCCCGACAGAACACGCGACGAACGACTCGTGGATGGTCGCGAACCGCGTGCGGCCTCGTCAGGAGCAGGACCAGTTGCGGTCGATCTCCGTCGACCCGAACGGCGTCTTGTACTGGGTCATCGCGATCGGGCCGCCGAGGAGCCGCGCACCGGAGCATGCTGCCTGCGCCTGGTCGAGACGGCCGTCGCCGATCGCGATCCAGCTCGGCAGCGGCCGGAGCGGGCTCGCGGTCGGGACGGTGCCCATGATCGTGCGGAACTGGTACGAGGTCGAGTACACGCCGATCTGCGTGACACCGCTGCGCTTCAGTGCCGCGACCATGCCCTCGAGCGCCACCCGGTTCTGACCGGTGTCGCTCAGGTGGGACAGGCCGGTCTCGACGTCGAGCCACCAGCGGTACTGCCCCGGGTTGGCGACGCCCCGGGTGTTCGCTGCTTCGTAGGCCCTGGCGTAGCCGTACATGTACGAGCACGCCGACGTCGTCTTCCAGGTCGGCTTCGCGCCGGACTGTGCCGCGCACGTGCCGTACGGGTTCGTCACGGACTGCCCGTTCGGCGCGGCGTTGGACGTCGGCCAGACCGATGCTGCCGCCGCCCCGGGGTTGGCGAACAGCGCGTAGACCTGCGTCTTCGGCTGCGCGGTGCCGCCGGCTGACGACGCAGCCCAGGACAGCTGCTGCTGCAGGCACGGGTTCGTGGTGTTGCCGAGGCTCGAGTTCACCCCGACGATGCCGAAGGACTGGTCGGTCGGCACGCTCTTGCCGCACTGCGGGTAGGAGACGTCCACGCCCGTGCCGGACCCGCTGTTGCCGTTGAGGAAGTACCCCACGACGTCGACGTACACGGTGGCCCTGCCCGCCGACACCTTCGCCTGCACCTGCCCACCGGACGCCAGCGGCGCGATGAGCGCGTTGCCGATCGTCTGCCCCTTGGCGTAGACCTGCGTCGGCACGCTCGAGGCGAGCCCGGCGCCGACGACGCGGAGCGACCCCCCGACGCTGCCGCCACCGACCTTGGCGTTGATGACGGCCGCGGTCGCGTTGCGCGGGACGCCTGCGGTCCCGGCGACGGTGACCTTCGTCGCGGTGGTGCCCGCGGCGACGGTCGCGGCGCGGACCGGGTGCGCCGACACGAACACGGACCCGTTGGCGTTCGGTGCGTAGTACCCGACGACGTCGGCGAGCACGCGAGCGGAGCCAGTGGAGACCTTGGCCTGCACGGCGCCGCCGGACAGCCGGACGGTGGTCGTGTTCGCGACGGTGGTGCCCTTGGAGTACATGAGCGAGACGACGCCGGCGTTGTTGCCGTACGGGGTGAGGCGCAGTCGGCCGCTCGTCGCGGGACGGGACACGTCGGCCTGGAGCACGACGGCCGTGGCGTTCGACGGCACGCCCGCCTTGCCCGCGACGACGATGCGCTTGGCGCCCGTCGTGACGGTGCCGTTCAGCACGTTCGTCGGCGCGAGCGGCGTGTAGGTCGACCCGGCTGCGCTGGTGCCGTACCAACCGGCGACGTCGAGGGCGACGGTCGCCTTGCCGGCCGAGACCTTCACCTGGGCCTTGCCGCTGGTGAGTCCGACCGTGGTGGTGCCGGAGATCGGTTGCGCCCTGGCGAAGTTCTGGATGGCGGGGCTCGCGGTACTGCCGAACGGGGCGACGCTCACGTACGCCGCCGCGCTCGGGGAGGTCACGGTCGCGGTCAGCACGACCGCGGTCGCGTTCGACGGGATGCCGTTGCGGCCGCCGAGCGTGACGGTCGTCAGCTTGCTCGTCGCGGTGCCGGACCAGGCTCGCGCGGGTGCCACAGGCGTGAACCGACCAGTGGTGGGCGCTGCGGCCGATGCCGGTGCCACCGGGGCGACCACGAGCAGCCCAGCAGTGACGGCGAGCACCGTCCCGATCGATGCGATGGCAGTCCTGAAGCGCAACGTGTTCCCCCGTTCCCCGCGCCCCCTTGGCGCACCGGGAGTCTAGAACGATGCGCTCAGCAACACACCACCCCTGTTCGCGAACTGTGCACGACGACACAGTGACGCGAGCCTGTGGAACACACCGAACGCAGAACGGCCCGGAACCTGTCGGTTCCGGGCCGTCTCGGCATTGCCTTGGTGGAGCTAAGGGGATTCGAACCCCTGACCTTCTCATTGCGAACGAGACGCGCTACCAACTGCGCCATAGCCCCAAGTGCTCGACCACAGTAGCACCACCGTTCGGCCGATCCGAAATCGCGGACAGCCGGTCGGGCGAGCCGCGACTCAGACCGCGCGGCGCCGACGCATGATCGCGTCGAGGTCGGCCTGCTGGTACGCGTCGTCGTCGAGGACCCCCATGCCGGCCCACTTGCTCGGCGGACCCGGCGGCGTGGTCGGCTCGTCAGGGATCTCTGCGACGAGCTCGGGCACGGCGGGAGCACGCAGCCCCAGCCGCTCGGCGAGACGCCCCTGGTCGTGGGCGGACAGCGACGCGGCAGCGTCCTCGAGCTCGGGCCGCATGCGTGACACCCGGGCGAGCGACGGGTCGGCCTCGCCCGCTCGGATGGCAGCGGCTTCGGCGTCCGCCTCGGCCTTGGCCTCGGCGACGCGCTCCTTGAGTCGCGCGGCGAGCTCGGCCGACGACTCCGGCGAGGCAGCGGGCGCTGTCGGACGCTCCACGTACAGCGGCTTCGGCACCCGGTTCGGGGTCCAGCTGCGGTCCTGCGCGGGTTCGGCGGACTGCTCGGTCGACAGCGGCGGTGCCGGGTCCGTCCACGTGCTCGCAGGCCGGGAGGCACGGGTCGCGCCCGCCTCGGCCGCCGCGACACGGGTCTTCCGTGCCGTCGCCACCTGGTGCAGCTGGGCCAGGACCGCTGCGGACCCACCCGCGGCGAGGAGTCCTGCGACACCGACGAGCCACAGGGCGGGCGACGCGACGAAGACGACCAGTGCGACGACGACGCCGAGCGTGCCGAACAGGGTGGCTCCGAGGCGGGAGCGGCGCATGCGCATCGCGGTCAGTGCGGGCACCGACGACGCACGCTCGAGCACGGGGGCCTGCTCGGCGAGCCGGCGGGTGATCTCGCGCTGACGTGCGGCCTCGTGGGCGCGGACGATCGCGGTGCGCTTGGCCTCTTCGGACCGGGCGACGCGCTGCGCCTCGGCCAGGGACTTCGCGTTCATCTCGACACGGACCTCGTCGGGCAGTTCAGCGGTCTGCGCCAGGATCCGCAGGGTCTGCTGCAGCCGGATCGCGTTGCGTTCGGTGGCCAGGTACTGGCGTCGGGCAGCCCACGACGGCATCAGGTAGACGAGCCAGAGGACGGCCGCGACGAGCAGGACGATGCCGCCACCCCACGAGCCGATTCCTGCCATGGGGACACGGTAGGGGCGGGGGTATCCCCGTCGCGTGATTGCGGAACGCGTGTTGCGCGTGTCGCGGCGGAATCTACAGCCGGGGCGTGGTGGTGATCGGCAGCGCCGCTTCGTCGCGGGCCGCGAGCGGCACGGCACCGAGGCCGGGTGGCACCTGCCCGCGGACCCAGCGCTCGAGGACGCCCTCACGGACCTCTTCGGCGACGAGCGCGAAGCAGAAGTGGTCGCGCCAGTCGCCGTTGATGTGGATGTACCGGCGGCGCAGCCCTTCGTACCGGAAGCCCAGCTTCTCGACGACGCGGAGCGACGGGGCGTTCTCGGGGCGGATGCAGATCTCGATGCGGTGCACGCCGACCGCGCGGAAGCAGTGGTCGACGGCCAGGGCGACCGAGATCGGGGTCACGTTGTGTCCGGCGGCGTCCTCGACGACCCAGTAGCCGATCGAGGCGCTGGCCAGGGATCCGTAGGTGATGCCGGAGACGTTCAGCTGCCCGACGAACCGGCCGTCGAGCTCCATCGCGAACGGCAGTCCGAGTCCCGCGCGGGCGTTGGCCTGGAGCGCGCGGATGCTGCCGCGGACATCGGTGGAGACGTGTCCTGAGGGGTTCGTGGCCTCCCAGGTGCGGAGCCACGATCGGTTCGACGCGAGTGCGAGGTCGAGGTCGCGCGTGTCACGGAGCCGGAGGGGCCGGATGGTGACCCGCCCGTGGGACAGGGTCGGGATCGTCGTCATCGCTTGGTTCCTCCGGGATCCCGCCGCTGTGCGGGACGGGGTGTCCCGCCCGGGTCCGTGTGCACGGACCCGGGCGGGATGGCCGACTCATTCGCCCGCGTTGAACTCCTTCAGCCACGACTTGAGGTCGGGGCCGAGGTCTTCGCGGTCCGAGGCGAGCTGCACGATCGCCTTGATGTAGTCGAGTTTGTCACCGGTGTCGTACCGGCGTCCACGGAACACGACGCCGTACACGCCGCCGGTCCACTCCTCGGCGCTCGCCATCTTCATGAGCGCGTCGGTGAGCTGGATCTCGCCGCCCTTGCCGGGCTCCTGCTTCTCGAGGACGTCGAAGACCTCGGGGCGGATGACGTAGCGGCCGATGATGGCCAGGTTCGAGGGCGCCTCGCCCTGCGGGGGCTTCTCGACGAGCCCGGTGATCTTCACGACGTCGTCGGTGTCGGTCGGCTCGACCGTGGCGATGCCGTACAGGTGGGTCTGCGACTCGGGGACCTCGAGCAGCGCCACGATCGTGGCGTTCTTCTCGCCCTGGACCTCGATCATGCGCTTGAGCAGCGGGTCGCGGGCGTCGATGATGTCGTCGCCGAGGAGCACGGCGAACGGCTCGCGGCCGACGTGCATCTTCGCGCGGAGCACCGCGTGGCCGAGGCCGAGCGGGTCACCCTGACGCACGTAGTGCATGTCGGCGAGGTCCGTCGACTGGTTGACCTTCTGCAGCTTCTCGTGGTCACCCTTCTTCTTCAGGGTCTCCTCGAGCTCCGACACGTGGTCGAAGTGGTTCTCGAGAGCGTTCTTGTTGCGGCCCGTGATCATCAGGACGTCGGTGAGTCCTGCGTCGACAGCCTCTTCCACCACGTACTGGATGGCTGGCTTGTCGACGACGGGGAGCATCTCCTTCGGCATCGCCTTGGTCGCGGGGAGGAAGCGAGTGCCCAGCCCTGCCGCTGGGATCACCGCCTTGGAAATCTGGAAGCCCATGCCCCAGACCGTATCCGATCCGGGTTTCCGGGGCATGTCATCGCTACTGGGGACACGGCATCAGCGCGTTTCCCGGCGGGAAGCCGCAACGGATGCGCTCGGTAGACTCCTGCGCATGATCGCTGATCTCGGGAACGAGAAGCGCGCCCTGCGAGCCGAACTCCGGCAGCGGCGGCGCACCCGGACCACGACGGAACGCGACGCGGACAGTGCGGCGCTCACCGCGACCCTGCAGCGCTTCGCCGAGGAGCGCCAGGTCACCTCGCTGGCGCTCTACCTGTCGGCGTCGGACGAGCCGAACGTCCGGCCGTTCCTGAACTGGGCGTTCGCGCACGACATCCGGGTGCTGCTGCCGGTCACCCGCGAGGACGGCCTGCTCGACTGGGCGGTCGGCGACGGTGAGAGCGAGACCGAGGGCATCTTCGGCATGCCGGAGGTCGTCGGCGAGGTCCTGTCCCCGCTCGCCATCAACGACGTCGACGCGATCCTCGCTCCCGCAGCTGCCGTCGGGCACGACGGCGTCCGGATGGGATGGGGCCGCGGCTACTACGACAAGACCCTCGGGTCCATGGCGAAGCGCCCGCCCGTCTATGCTGTGATCTTCGACGCGGAGTACCTCGACGAGGTCCCGCGCGAACCCCACGACGAACCCGTGGACGGCATCATCACGCCGTCGCGCATCATCACGTTCCGGAGCTGACGTGCCCACCTACTCGTACCGTTGCACCGAGTGCGACAACGCGTTCGACATCAAGCAGTCGTTCTCCGACGCCACCCTGACCGAGTGCCCGGTGTGCGGCGGCGTCCTGCGCAAGGTGTTCTCCCCCGTCGGCGTGACCTTCAACGGCGGCGGCTTCTACCGCACCGACTCCCGCCCGGCGCCGAAGTCCGAGGGCTCGTCGAGCGCGCCGGCCAAGTCGGAGACGAAGTCCACCCCCGCCAAGACCGAGTCGAAGCCGAGCACGCCGAAGCCCAGCGCCTCCTGACCACGAGCACTCCTCGCCGATAGGTTGATGGGGTCGCCGACCGGCGACTGTCCTCGACCGGAAGGAGTCCCGTGAAGGGCTTCAAGGAGTTCCTGCTCCGCGGCAACGTCATCGACCTGGCCGTCGCAGTCGTCATCGGTGCTGCGTTCACCGCCATCGTCACCACGATCGTCACCAGCCTCATCAACCCCCTGATCGGCGCGGTCTTCAACGCGTCGAGCCTCGACAAGGCGCTCGTCTGGTCCATCCCGACGGTCTCCGGCGGAAGCGCGAAGATCCTGTTCGGCGCGGTCATCGGCGCGGTCATCAACTTCGTGATCGTCGCCGCCGTCGTCTACTTCGCCCTCGTCGTGCCCGTGAACCACCTGAAGAAGGTGGCGTTCGAGCGCGTCAAGAACGACGAGGAGCAGACCCCGCAGGACGTGCCCCCGACGGACGTCGAGGTGCTGCTCGAGATCCGCGACCTGCTCCGCTCCCAGAACGGCGAGCCGACGAGCACGGGTTCGGGTGCGCACGTCGCTCCGAGCACCGCTCCCGAGGGCCCCGGCATCGGCGGCTCGACGAAGCTCTAGCCACAGCTCGCCGAACACCGGTGTTCGTGCACTGCACACCCGCATCCCGCGGCGTGCAGCACGAACACCGGTGTTTTGCGTACGGGGCGCGTCAGGCGGTGACGCGGCGGCGCTTGGCGAACATCGCCGTCGCGTACTGGATACCCGCGAGAACGTGGCCCACGGTGCCGAGGTAGACGAAGACCAGTGCGACGACCCGCACCCACGGCGCGTTCTCGTCGACGGCGTGCACGGCCGAGAACAGCAGCACCGGCAGCCCGACGAAGAGCAGCGCGGAGCGGATCTTGCCGGTCCACGTGACGTCGAGGTCCGGGTTGCCGTGGAACAGCACGCTCGACAGCACCACGAGCACCAGGTCGACGAGCACGACGACGGCGACGACCCACCACGGCAGCAGGCCGGTCAGCACGAGCGACAGCACGATCGCGATGATGGCGAGTCGGTCGGCGACGGGGTCGATCGCCTTGCCGAGCTTCGAGCCCTGGTCGAACTTGCGCGCGATGAAGCCGTCCGCCCAGTCGCTCACGCCGATGACGACGAGTGCGACGAGCGCCCAGCCCGGGTGTCCGGCGACGACGAGCCACACGAAGACCGGGATCAGGAGCAGCCGGAACAGCGAGATCAGGTTCGGCCAGGTCTGCCAGTCGGGGCGCTCCCGCACGGTGTCAGTCATCGCAGGCCAGGCTACCTGCTACCAGTGGGGCGGGACGTCCGCCCGGAGACGGACATCGTTCTCGCCGGTTCCGTGCCGCGCCGGCTCCGGCGCGGGGGTGGGGTCCGAGCCCGGCACCGGCTGGGTGGTGACGCGTCTGCGCCGCCGCACCGGGCCTCCCGACAGGTCGTCCGTGTCGCGTTCCGGAGACGCTGACCGGACGGGAGGCGCGGCTGGCGACGCGTCGTCGGCTCGCGTCCACGTGCCCACCAGCTGGTCCGTCTCCGGCGTCACCGGCCCGGCGGGCCGGGAGGCCCGCCGACTCGGCCGGTCGGTCATCGGCGTGCGGGGATCGGGGGGATCGAGATCTCCTGCGTGGCGCCACGATCGACACCGAGCACGGCGGCGACGGTGTTCGCGACACGGTCCGGGTCGGAGAACAGCTGGAACGCGTGCACGCGGACGTAGTGCCAACCGAGTCGGCGCAGGACCTCGGGGCGGAGGCGGAGTGACTCACGCAGCGACCCCTTGACCAGCGACGCGTCGGTCTCGATCGTGACGCAGACGCCGCCGTGCGCGGCCACCAGGCCGAGCTTGCCGCGGTGTCCGAGCGCGACCGGGATGCCGCGCATCTCGAGTCGGCGGGCCAGGTCGACGAGCAGCGGGTCGGAGTCGTCCGGCACGTACTCGGCGGTGGTGCGCGCACGCACCTCGGCCAGGATCTCGGCGAGGGCGACGGTGCCGTGGCCCATGCGCTCGGCCTCGATGTCGGACGGCTGGAAGCACGTCACGATCACCATCGAGCGGCGCGCACGGGTCATCGCGACCGCGAGCAACCGCTCGCCGCCGGGCTTGCCGAGCGGACCGAAGTCACGCAGGACGCGGCCGTGCGGGGTGCGGCCGTAGCCGATGGAGAACACGACGCGGTCGCGGCTCTGCGCCACCGACTGCTCGAGCGTCGCAACGATGAACGGCTCGGCGCGGTCGCCGATGACGAACTCGGTCAGGTCCTTGTGCCCCTGCGCCGCGGTCAGCACGGCCTGTTCGACGCGCACGGCGTGCTTCGCCGACGCGGTGATGACCATGAGCGACTCGGACGGGCGGGTGCGGGCGTGGTCGATGACGAGGCGGACGACGCGGTCCACCTCGGCGTCGACGCTCTCGACGGCGCCGGACTCGGGGTCCGGCACGGCCTTGCCGTCGCTGACGTAGTCGAGCGCGATCGAGCCGTGTCCGAGGAACGAGCCGGCCCAGGGCAGCGACTCGATCTTGCCGCCGTAGAAGCGACGGTTCACGAGCTCGGCCAGGTCCTCGCCGCCGGCGCGGTACGACCGCGAGAGCGACAGGGTCGGCAGCAGCGTGGAGAGCTTCGCCAGGGCGGAGTCGGCGTGGAAGGCGTCGAGGGTGCCCTCGTCGACCTGCAGCGCACGGTGCTCGGGGTCGACGGCGATGCGGAACGGCGACGGCGTCTGCGTGACCGGGTCACCGAAGACGACGGTCTGGCGCGCACGACGGACGGCTCCGACGGTCTCGGCGATGGTCACGGCGCCGGCGTCGACCAGGATCACGGTGTCGAACGGCATCGTGTCGGCGATCTGCGACACCTCGTACGGGCTCGCGAGCCACACGGGCGCGATCGACCGGGACAGGTGCGGTGCGGAGTCTTGGAGCAGCCGCGAGGTGATCGCACCCTCGCGCAGCTGGGTCTTCAGCGCCGTGGCCTCTTCCGGCCAGTCGACGAGTCCGACCTTCCAGTTCTCGGCGAGCTGCCACGCCAGGCCCTGGGAGACCCCGGCCGCGTGGGCGTCGTCGACGAGGCGGAAGTCGGCCTCGACCCGGTCGAGCATGTCGGTGTTCGCGCCGAGCAGGGCCCGGTCGGACTCGAGCATGGTCTCGAGCGCGGACTGCCACCAGGCGAGCTCGAGCTCGGCCGGTACCTGCAGGTCCGGCACGTGCCGGTTCGCCAGGTCGGTGATGAGCGGCTCGAGCTGCAGGTCGCGCAGGGTCTGCATGAGCTCGGTGCGCTCCTGCAGGTTGTGCAGGACGTCGGACTCGGCCGCGAGCTCGGCGATGGTGGGGACGAGCTGGTCGACCGGGGTGTTCGCGAGCTGACGGTCGCGCTCGGTCCGGCCGAGCGGCTCGTCGAGGCGCGCGAGGTCCTCGGCGACGTTCGAGAACAGCACCTGCACGTCCGCGATGCCCGTGGGCACCTCGGGGTTCACGCCGGCGGCGACGTAGCGCTGCCAGAGCACGCGCTGCTGCTGCACCCGGGTCAGGGCCTCGTGCAGGTCGGAGACGTGCACGCCGGGGCGGACGTACTCGCGAGCGAGCTTCTTCAGGCGACGGCGGTTCGTCGACGACATCGGAGCCCCCTCGCCACGCGGGGCGGTGGCGGCGACGAGCTCGGACACCGAACGGT from Curtobacterium sp. MCJR17_020 includes:
- a CDS encoding amidase domain-containing protein encodes the protein MTASMNRRALLSLAGVAGIGLAVAACSSGSDDAGKKNGSGKSDNAGDGNAGKSTTTPKPVAKSLTPAQVPLVGGVTVTVAGTGLAAVKGVTVGGVAARDVTATASKVTFTAPHQAMYTAGDAAVALFTESIEPTPSANQSSDGNGSAANDGQTGATQDSATATPTPTAAPVPDASTAVATSTVAYAALTDVDRQLQYAMAHWKDYNLSEYGTMNPIGGDCANYVSQTLIARGWEQRSDWYNRAAGAEHSATWTYCPTMDPWLETNAAEFGLTRRTSDERDKVKVGDIVFYDWNANGSPDHTTIVSEVFTESDGTIRIKSASHNQDGPYRDLDEMITVQHPGGTAWFHTFDA
- a CDS encoding GNAT family protein is translated as MTTIPTLSHGRVTIRPLRLRDTRDLDLALASNRSWLRTWEATNPSGHVSTDVRGSIRALQANARAGLGLPFAMELDGRFVGQLNVSGITYGSLASASIGYWVVEDAAGHNVTPISVALAVDHCFRAVGVHRIEICIRPENAPSLRVVEKLGFRYEGLRRRYIHINGDWRDHFCFALVAEEVREGVLERWVRGQVPPGLGAVPLAARDEAALPITTTPRL
- the galU gene encoding UTP--glucose-1-phosphate uridylyltransferase GalU — encoded protein: MGFQISKAVIPAAGLGTRFLPATKAMPKEMLPVVDKPAIQYVVEEAVDAGLTDVLMITGRNKNALENHFDHVSELEETLKKKGDHEKLQKVNQSTDLADMHYVRQGDPLGLGHAVLRAKMHVGREPFAVLLGDDIIDARDPLLKRMIEVQGEKNATIVALLEVPESQTHLYGIATVEPTDTDDVVKITGLVEKPPQGEAPSNLAIIGRYVIRPEVFDVLEKQEPGKGGEIQLTDALMKMASAEEWTGGVYGVVFRGRRYDTGDKLDYIKAIVQLASDREDLGPDLKSWLKEFNAGE
- a CDS encoding 5-formyltetrahydrofolate cyclo-ligase — translated: MIADLGNEKRALRAELRQRRRTRTTTERDADSAALTATLQRFAEERQVTSLALYLSASDEPNVRPFLNWAFAHDIRVLLPVTREDGLLDWAVGDGESETEGIFGMPEVVGEVLSPLAINDVDAILAPAAAVGHDGVRMGWGRGYYDKTLGSMAKRPPVYAVIFDAEYLDEVPREPHDEPVDGIITPSRIITFRS
- a CDS encoding FmdB family zinc ribbon protein encodes the protein MPTYSYRCTECDNAFDIKQSFSDATLTECPVCGGVLRKVFSPVGVTFNGGGFYRTDSRPAPKSEGSSSAPAKSETKSTPAKTESKPSTPKPSAS
- the mscL gene encoding large conductance mechanosensitive channel protein MscL, with protein sequence MKGFKEFLLRGNVIDLAVAVVIGAAFTAIVTTIVTSLINPLIGAVFNASSLDKALVWSIPTVSGGSAKILFGAVIGAVINFVIVAAVVYFALVVPVNHLKKVAFERVKNDEEQTPQDVPPTDVEVLLEIRDLLRSQNGEPTSTGSGAHVAPSTAPEGPGIGGSTKL
- a CDS encoding CDP-alcohol phosphatidyltransferase family protein, with the protein product MTDTVRERPDWQTWPNLISLFRLLLIPVFVWLVVAGHPGWALVALVVIGVSDWADGFIARKFDQGSKLGKAIDPVADRLAIIAIVLSLVLTGLLPWWVVAVVVLVDLVLVVLSSVLFHGNPDLDVTWTGKIRSALLFVGLPVLLFSAVHAVDENAPWVRVVALVFVYLGTVGHVLAGIQYATAMFAKRRRVTA